From Lasioglossum baleicum chromosome 2, iyLasBale1, whole genome shotgun sequence, a single genomic window includes:
- the LOC143217618 gene encoding uncharacterized protein LOC143217618, translating to MYIQDFFRTTLTTQCRSSSIGGTCIEGPGGSGAGAPGPGSEERLRACECTHAGGRHMQSGKQSGKQAQEQANRQARMYLRLARVASGLTYVCSSCAAAVSLTSPRTLVSSPRGGELAH from the coding sequence gtatatTCAGGACTTCTTCAGGACTACTTTAACGACACAGTGTCGTTCCAGCAGCATTGGAGGAACCTGTATAGAAGGACCCGGTGGTTCCGGAGCTGGTGCGCCTGGACCTGGGTCGGAGGAGAGGTTGCGAGCGTGCGAGTGCACGCACGCAGGAGGTAGACACATGCAGTCAGGCAAGCAGTCAGGCAAGCAGGCACAGGAACAGGCAAACAGGCAGGCACGTATGTACCTGCGGCTCGCACGTGTTGCATCGGGCTTGACTTATGTGTGCAGCAGCTGCGCGGCTGCAGTGTCATTGACATCACCGCGCACACTAGTTTCCTCTCCACGAGGAGGCGAGCTCGCTCACTGA